TTCAAGTACGGGGAACGTGTTGTAAATTACCGTATGTAGATTGATCCCGCGTGCGGCAATGGCTTCCATGCTTAATAGGGTATGATTGATACTGCCCAATTTGCCGGAGGTTACAAAAAGCAAAGGATAACCCATTTCTTTGATATAATCTATGATCAGGTAATCCTCGGTGAGTGGCACCATAAGGCCACCGGCACCTTCTACCAATACAGCATCATAGCGCTGGCTTAACTCGGCTGTTGCCTGCCTGATTTTTTCGAAGTCTATTTCACGTTTATCTATTTGTGCCGCCAGGTGCGGTGATGCGGGGTAGCTGAAAATTTCAGGCATGGTTGTTTTCTCCTGGTCATCTTGGGTGAAAGGGATGTCCATCAGTTCACGGTGTAAGATAATATCTTCGGAAATAGCTGCATTTCCGGTTTGTACCAGTTTCTGAGTTATTGTACGTATACCTTTTGCATTCCATTGCTTTGCAATAAGACCAGTCGCGTAACTTTTGCCTATTCCGGTATCTATGCCAGATACAAAATAAATGTTGTTTTTCATTTCTATGTTTTTTTGCTGCTTATTCGATTGCCAATTCAGTGCGATGTGCTGTTGAGATTTTCCAAAGATCTGTCTCCGTTGTGGTGTTTCGGCAATTTTATGCTTATTAGTTTGTGACCTTAGGTTTGCTTTGCGTTAGAGGAGGCGTACAAGTGCACTTCCCGATTTGTGTTCTTGTTTAGTTATTCATTTTTTCTTTGCAATGATATAGATGGGGTGATAGGTTAACGGAACCTGTGTGCCAACGGCATAGCGATCTATATATTCGGTACAATAGGCCTGAAGTTTGCTTTTTGTCCAGCGATGATTTTTTATACCTGTCACCCCAGTTTTTTTCAGGTGGGTGAGCACCTGTAAAGGGCTTTCAAAGGTTAAACTCAAGAGTTCTTCTTCGACCAGGAGAATTTCATAGTCCAATGCCAACAGTTCCGCTACCAGTGCCGATTGGGTAGGATAGGTTAAGCCGACTCCTGTTGTGCTGCTAATCTCGCGCATATTTTCTTCGCCAAATGTGCTGAATGCTAGGATACCATTTGCATGAAGTGCGGTATGGCAGCGCGCAAAGAAGGTGCTAGGGTCTTCAAACCATTGAATAGTGGAACAGGAGGTAATGAGATCCAGTCCGTCAGGTAAGTTACAGGTTTCGGCATCGGCGCTGATAAAGCTGTAATGTTGCGGATCATGCAGCGCCGAACTATACGCTGTCAAGGACTGCTGCGACAAGACAATACTCTTCACACTTTTGATCATTTCTGGACAGATATCGTTGAAGATCGTATGCTTCGGAGAAAGGTACTGGAGCAACAAACGGGAAAAAAGTCCGGTTCCACAGCCTATTTCGAGCAGCCTATCTGGTCTGATGAGAAAAATATTCCTGAGCAGGTTAATCATTTTTTCGGCAATTTGACCCTGCACAACCGCCGCTACGTGGTAACTCTGTGCGGCTTTCGAAAAGCGGGATTTGATCCGTTGTTTGTCTATGATGTTAAGCATTTTAGA
The window above is part of the Sphingobacterium sp. ML3W genome. Proteins encoded here:
- the bioD gene encoding dethiobiotin synthase, which codes for MKNNIYFVSGIDTGIGKSYATGLIAKQWNAKGIRTITQKLVQTGNAAISEDIILHRELMDIPFTQDDQEKTTMPEIFSYPASPHLAAQIDKREIDFEKIRQATAELSQRYDAVLVEGAGGLMVPLTEDYLIIDYIKEMGYPLLFVTSGKLGSINHTLLSMEAIAARGINLHTVIYNTFPVLEDSTISTETQRYLRIYIQKHFPETKFITL
- the bioC gene encoding malonyl-ACP O-methyltransferase BioC; translated protein: MLNIIDKQRIKSRFSKAAQSYHVAAVVQGQIAEKMINLLRNIFLIRPDRLLEIGCGTGLFSRLLLQYLSPKHTIFNDICPEMIKSVKSIVLSQQSLTAYSSALHDPQHYSFISADAETCNLPDGLDLITSCSTIQWFEDPSTFFARCHTALHANGILAFSTFGEENMREISSTTGVGLTYPTQSALVAELLALDYEILLVEEELLSLTFESPLQVLTHLKKTGVTGIKNHRWTKSKLQAYCTEYIDRYAVGTQVPLTYHPIYIIAKKK